One Fictibacillus halophilus genomic window, CTTCGTAATCAAAGGTTTTCTCCATAATGGCTGTTAATTGTTCTGCATCGTTAACTGTTGCTTTTATAAGTGTAGTCTGTAACATGTAAGCGTTCTCCTTTTTATGTTTATAACAGTATATTATTCCTTAAAAGACAGTCCTTTTTCTTGCAGTGCAGCAAGGAGCTGTCCCATCGCTTTCGGTCCCATTCCGTGTAATTTCTTAAGGTCTGATTCCCTCCAATCCGTTAGTTGTTCAATTGTTGTGATGCCCGCAGATGTCAGAGCCCTTTCAGCCGGTTTTGCTAATTTTGATGGTAGATTTGTATTTTGCATTTTTACACCTCTTTACAAAATTTAATGTCTTGTCGTCAGATTATAGTTTTTATGAACTTAATAGCTACCTCTTGAAGCAAAATACATACAATCCAACCGCTAATACCTAAACCTAAACAAGTCATTAGTGACAATGATTGCTTTAAAGAAACATAAACGATGAATAATAGAACGGCAGTCGCTGGAAATCCCGAAAGAACTCCCAGTGCAAATTTGCTTAAGGTTTTGGTCTGCTCTCCTTGTACATAAAGCCAGATGATGCTTAACAAACTAACGAGTGGGAGAGCAGCGATCAACCCACCGAAGCTAGGAAACCTCTTAGCAATTTCGGTAACAGCTGCAATAACTCCTGCAGATATTAGAATTTTCATAACTACATACATGATTTTGCACGCTCACTAAGCAGTTTAAAAGCTTTCGTGATTAACTCTATTTCAACTTCGTCCATTTGACTGAAGATATGATTCAACTTTTCTTCATCTAGACTCGTATTCTCGTGAAGTACCTTTTTCCCAATATCCGTTAACCGAAGAATAACTCTTCGTTCGTCCTCCTGATCGCGTTTCTTTTCTATGTAATTCTTATGGATCATCCGCTTCACATGCTCAGAAGCCGTATTGTGAGAGATATCAAGATAATTCGCTACATCATTTACAACTACCCTATCTTTCTTTTCAATTAATTGTAGTATTCGTACCACTTGATGAGTAATTTTCTCTCCGTGTGGATAGTGCAAGTGAAAATAGATATCTGTCCAATATTGATTTAACTTTGACGAATTAAGCATGATAAACACCTCTTTTTATATCGTTAATTAAGATTGTATCTTATTATACGACATAAAAGAAAGACTTATATTACTCCTATGAAAGATAAGATTCCAAAAATAAAGATAATAAAGAACAAACCGATACCACTAAAAGCAGTAGTTCTCCAAAATCCTTTTGTACTAATTAAAGCTGTAAGAAACGCTAATACAACCCCAATTAGTAGAATGATAAACCCAATTTCACTTAAATGATTTTCAATAATGAATTGCAAAATAAGTAAAGTGGATAAAAGTATTAATAGTGATACGATGCCCATATGTTTTCTCATTTCAAGTCGCCTTCCGGATCTTCTCTATTTTTTTTGACATTATTACTAAATATGGATTTCTTTCATTACCCAATTTAATGGACTATAAATCCTAATCTTTTGTTCCTAACATGAAAAAGGGTCACAGCTTTACTCTGCTCCCTTTCTCACCTATAAAAGTTAGTCGCTTCACTTTCCTTGTTATATGACTTTAAGCTTGCTCAATTCTTCTTAAATACTTTGTGAAATATGCCCCCAACAGTAACAGTACAACCGATGTTCCCCAGCTCCATAC contains:
- a CDS encoding DNA-directed RNA polymerase subunit alpha C-terminal domain-containing protein; translation: MQNTNLPSKLAKPAERALTSAGITTIEQLTDWRESDLKKLHGMGPKAMGQLLAALQEKGLSFKE
- a CDS encoding DUF3147 family protein; its protein translation is MYVVMKILISAGVIAAVTEIAKRFPSFGGLIAALPLVSLLSIIWLYVQGEQTKTLSKFALGVLSGFPATAVLLFIVYVSLKQSLSLMTCLGLGISGWIVCILLQEVAIKFIKTII
- a CDS encoding MarR family winged helix-turn-helix transcriptional regulator, with product MLNSSKLNQYWTDIYFHLHYPHGEKITHQVVRILQLIEKKDRVVVNDVANYLDISHNTASEHVKRMIHKNYIEKKRDQEDERRVILRLTDIGKKVLHENTSLDEEKLNHIFSQMDEVEIELITKAFKLLSERAKSCM